A window of the Carassius auratus strain Wakin unplaced genomic scaffold, ASM336829v1 scaf_tig00022917, whole genome shotgun sequence genome harbors these coding sequences:
- the LOC113077627 gene encoding insulin-like growth factor I isoform X1 has protein sequence MPSDGMATCHARRLQMLRGFLLKQVPSWRSVCVLCCLYCILILPDAGEAAKARCGRELVADLEFVCGDRGFYRGKPGAARSGGPRSRGKGIVEQCCVRGCDLQHLELYCAKPKRVRRDVPASLQQTLEDQFWLVFQRQYQKQAEMNRDEEATSQRLRERMLYRWHSRGSVLLTNQPPSTQQHLSTETVTSGPTFTHHKR, from the exons atgccATCAGACGGAATGGCAACCTGTCATGCCAGACGGCTTCAGATGCTTAGAGGATTCCTGCTGAAG CAGGTGCCCAGCTGGCGAAGTGTGTGTGTCCTCTGTTGCCTGTACTGCATCCTGATCCTGCCAGACGCCGGCGAGGCTGCCAAAGCACGCTGTGGACGAGAACTAGTTGCTGACCTGGAGTTTGTGTGTGGGGACCGTGGCTTTTACAGAG GCAAACCTGGAGCAGCCCGCAGCGGCGGTCCTCGCTCTCGTGGGAAAGGGATCGTAGAGCAGTGTTGTGTGCGTGGATGTGACCTCCAGCATCTGGAGTTGTACTGTGCAAAACCCAAGAGGGTGCGGCGTGATGTCCCTGCGTCTCTGCAACAGACTCTG GAAGATCAGTTTTGGCTGGTGTTTCAGAGGCAATACCAGAAGCAAGCAGAGATGAACAGAGATGAGGAAGCTACTTCTCAAAGACTCAGAGAGCGAATGCTTTACCGATGGCACTCCAGAGGTTCAGTATTACTAACCAACCAACCCCCCTCAACCCAACAGCATCTTTCCACTGAGACAGTGACATCAGGACCAACATTTACCCACCACAAACGATAG
- the LOC113077627 gene encoding insulin-like growth factor I isoform X2: MPSDGMATCHARRLQMLRGFLLKVPSWRSVCVLCCLYCILILPDAGEAAKARCGRELVADLEFVCGDRGFYRGKPGAARSGGPRSRGKGIVEQCCVRGCDLQHLELYCAKPKRVRRDVPASLQQTLEDQFWLVFQRQYQKQAEMNRDEEATSQRLRERMLYRWHSRGSVLLTNQPPSTQQHLSTETVTSGPTFTHHKR, encoded by the exons atgccATCAGACGGAATGGCAACCTGTCATGCCAGACGGCTTCAGATGCTTAGAGGATTCCTGCTGAAG GTGCCCAGCTGGCGAAGTGTGTGTGTCCTCTGTTGCCTGTACTGCATCCTGATCCTGCCAGACGCCGGCGAGGCTGCCAAAGCACGCTGTGGACGAGAACTAGTTGCTGACCTGGAGTTTGTGTGTGGGGACCGTGGCTTTTACAGAG GCAAACCTGGAGCAGCCCGCAGCGGCGGTCCTCGCTCTCGTGGGAAAGGGATCGTAGAGCAGTGTTGTGTGCGTGGATGTGACCTCCAGCATCTGGAGTTGTACTGTGCAAAACCCAAGAGGGTGCGGCGTGATGTCCCTGCGTCTCTGCAACAGACTCTG GAAGATCAGTTTTGGCTGGTGTTTCAGAGGCAATACCAGAAGCAAGCAGAGATGAACAGAGATGAGGAAGCTACTTCTCAAAGACTCAGAGAGCGAATGCTTTACCGATGGCACTCCAGAGGTTCAGTATTACTAACCAACCAACCCCCCTCAACCCAACAGCATCTTTCCACTGAGACAGTGACATCAGGACCAACATTTACCCACCACAAACGATAG